A segment of the Panacibacter ginsenosidivorans genome:
ATCATTGGAACAAAAATCAATTTTATCACCCGGCAGGCGCAATTTTCGGAATGAATTCTGATCCAGGCGCTCTTTTAATTTTCTGTTTAGGAAAGCATCGTTATACATAATTTCAAATGTAGAATTTTGTAACTGATATTTGTATTTTAAAAGTTCAATTAAAATAAGAAAGCACAAGTGAGTGACACAACAGGCGATGCCACACGGAATACAGCCGATAACAAAAAATATTCGATGGATATAAATATTGAAGCACAAAAAAATATTCTTGGTCTGCAATTACACACCGATCCAAGATGGGTTGATATTGCAGGTTTAAGTCTTGAGGAAATTCTTACAGATCATGCCTATTGCGAACAGAAAGCCGCAACAACTTGTATATCGCTGATCCAGAAATATGCAGAAAAAGATAAGCTTGTTAATGAGCTTGCACCAATCGTTACAGAAGAATGGGGGCATTTTCGGTTGGTGTTGCAGGAGTTGCGCAAACGTGGTTTGCAACTGGGCAAACAACGCAGAGATGAATATGTAAATAAGTTGTTGGAATTTCAACAGAAAGGAGGCAATGCAGAGGGCCGTTTTCTTGATCAGATGCTAACGATGGCATTGATAGAAGCACGAAGCTGTGAGCGTTTCAAGCGTTTAAGCGAAGGTTTGAATGATGCATATATGCGAAATTTTTACCGGCGTTTTATGGAGAGCGAAGCGGGCCATTATGCATTATTCATTGATCTTGCAGAAACATATATTGATAAAGAAAAAGTACGCAAACGCTGGGCTGAATGGCTGGCTTATGAAAAGGATGTAATGACGCATCTTGAATTACGCAGTGACAGAATTCATTGAAATGGGAAATGAAAAATAGAAAATAAAGAATTTAAAAAATAGAAAAAAACCACCCTTTTTAATTTTTCATTTTTCATTCCTTATTCTTCATTATTCATCGCCTATTCCTTACTTTTAAAGACTAAACTTTTTACTATGGTTCCGTCAATGAGACAATGGTTCAACGACAATTTTACCGAAGCAAAATATAAGGCTTACCTCGAAGAACTAAATGCGCCTCATCCGGGCGCCATTGAATTTCGCATAGCAGAAACACCGGTGTTTGTTGATAAAATATTTACAGAAAAAATGCTTTCAGCCTGTGAAAGTATTGTTGATGTTATTACACAATACAATTTTAAATCGCTTACCAGTCATGCCATTCCGGAAGATATAAAAGTGCCTAATGAAAATGACTACTCTCATTTTATTGCATTTGATTTTGGCGTTTGCGAAAATGAAGCCGGTGAACTTGAACCGCAGTTGATAGAAATGCAGGGCTTTCCTACTTTGTTTGCTTTTGAAATATTGATTACTGAAGTTGCCAAAAAACATTTCAATGTGCCGGATAATTATGATGCTTATTTAGGTGGTTACAATAAAGAAACATACCAGCAATTATTGAAAGAAATAATCGTTGCAGAATGTGATCCTGAAAATGTGATTCTGCTCGAAATATTACCACACCAGCAAAAAACAAAAATAGATTTTTATTGCACAGAAGATTATGTCGGTATCCCTGTTGTTTGCTTAACAGAACTGATAAAAGAAGACAAAAAATTGTATTACCTCAGGAACGGAAAGAAGACCTTAGTAAAACGAATTTACAACCGTGTGATCTTTGATGACCTGCAGCAACAATCCCCGGAGATACAGGAGAAAGGAAAAATATTATTTGAAGAATTGGATGTAGAATGGGTGCCGCATCCCAACTGGTTTTACCGCATCAGCAAGTTTACGCTGCCCTATATTGATCATCCTTATGTGCCAAAAACAAATTTTCTTAGCGATATAAAAGTATTACCAACAGACCTGGAAAATTATGTATTGAAACCGCTCTTCTCTTTTGCGGGCCAGGGCGTTGTTATTGATGTAACCAAAGCTGATATTGATAATGTAAAAGACGCGCACAACTGGATATTGCAGCGCAAAGTAAAATATGCAGATGTTATTACTACGCCTGATATTCCTGCCAAAGCAGAGATCCGTATTTTTTATTTTTGGAAAGCAGGTGCAGCAAGACCTGTGCCTGCACAGAATCTTGCCCGTTTAAGTAAAGGCAAAATGATCGGTGTACGTTACAACAAAGACAAAGAATGGGTTGGCGGCACGCTTGCTTATTTTGAAAAATAGTTTGTACTTAACTGTGGTGCTGCTATCATGCTTTGGTTGTGTCACTCACTTGTACGTTCTAAACAGATGTCAGCTATCAGAGATCAGCATTCAGTAAACAATGCCTATTAACTGAAACCTATTCGACAGTACAAGAGTGCGACGCAACAGGCGATGAGAAAAGATATACAGGTGGTTACAAAAAGCGCATCGTCCTATTTGAGAGACGATGCTTAAATATTCACTTTGCCTTACCTCTTGCAAAGCTTCCGCTCATAGCAGCAAATGCAGATACAAGCCCGCCGATAAATGCAGATAATAAAATAACAGTGATGGAAGAAGTGCCTACTTTTAAGATGGCTGCTACTTTTGCAGCAAGGATATGATCGTTCATATAATCTAATACCAGGGTATGTACGGTGAATAAAAGAAAGATACCAAAGAAACCTGAAACAAAGGCCAGGCCTGCTTTCTGGTGTATGAATAGCCCAACAATAAATGAAGTAACGGCAAAACTCCACCAGGGAAAATATAGTGGTGCAGCATGGCCAAGCAAAGCAGTAAGTAAAATGGCTATAAAAAATTTCATGTTGTTTGCCTTGATTTACTGAAAGTGATCTTTCCTTTCAACGTGGTTTGTTTTTGTAATGTTGCTTTATCGGTAAACAGCAATTTATAATACCGGCCTGCAATATAATCATCAATAAAAGCATCGTAATATTTACTGCCGGGATTACCACTTTGTCCCCCGGGATAAATAGCATATGCATTTATATCATCGGTAAGTTCTACTATCATTTTCCAGCTTGGGCCGTTGTATTGCTTATAGGCATTGATGATATCTTCGCCGCCGCCTGCAAATAAATTAAGCCTGCTTAATGAAGGTATTTTTAATAAGTGCAATACGCCGCTGTTCTTGAATTTACCCCATGCAAGCCTGTCTTCTTCATCCATCAGTTTAACTTCAGGAATAATTTTTTTGAAAGCTGCATTAACGTCATCAGCAATTGTTTCCTTTTCTGTTGTGTTGATATCATCAGCAAAAAGTTTTACAGAGTCTTTTATCATCGATTCCAGTAAGGTACTTTTTTGCGGCATTACTAATGGCAATTGTGATTGCCCAAGTTCATCTCCGTAGACTATCACTTTTAAACTATCCCACCATAAGTTAAATATGGTCGTTGCTTCAGATGCTGCATCATTGCGAAGATTCCAGGCTTTAAACGTATCCAGGTATTTTTGTTCGTCTCCGCTTAATGTATTGTCATACATAAAACGTAATAATACAGGCCTTGCCATTTCTGCAAAGAGGTTATAATTATTGTTCTGCATCTGTTGCATTGAATCAACAGTTGCATCATGCATATTTGTCAACAACCTGTTTATCAGTATACCCCTGTATAGCGGATATTTGCCACCAAGATAATATGGGTACGATGTATCATAAGGATACTGATTAGCGCTGCTTACGAAACCTCGTGCGGGGTTATGCATTGTAAAGTTAAGGCTGTCTGGTACATAACCGCGCCAGGCAAATGTGCTGTCACTACCAGGCATTACAAAATCGCCCTGCCTTCTCCATTTTGCCGGGAACTTACCTTGCTGGCGCAAGGCTATGTCGCCATTCTTTGTGGCAAAAGCAAAATTTTGACCAGGACATTTGTAAGTATTAATAGCTGATTTATAGTCTTCAAAATTCTTCGCTTTATTAAGCTGGTAAAAAGTTTTTAGTTCATCGCTTTCTTCATGTGCCATCCATTTAACTGCATAAGCTTTACCGGTATGTAATTTATCAGGAAATGAAGTATCATACATAACAGGTCCCCAAACGGTCATCGGTATTTGCAGTGTATCATCGGGTTTGCCTTTTATCTTTATGATCTCCTGCCTGAAAGTGGTTGTGTACCATGTACTGTCGAACATGTATTCCTGCCTGGTACTGTCTTTGAATGTTATTTCATAATAGTCCCGTACATCTCTTTCAGCATTGGTTACACCCCATGCACAACTATCATTAAATCCTATTACTATACAGGGTGCTCCCGGAAGACTTGCGCCGTATACATTTAAGCCTGGTGCGGAGATCTGCATTTCATACCAGATAGAGGGAAGGTTAAGGTTTAAATGTGGATCGTTACAAAGTATTGGTCTTTTACTTTTAGATTTACTGCTGTCAATAGCCCAGTTATTACTGCCATTGTCGTAGTCAGGTTTTATATCGGTAAATGCTGTTGCTGCTTCTTTAAAGATTAAGTACGCAGAATCTGCTAATGTTGGGGGTATAATGTCTGCCCCACGTTTTGGAAAAACAGTTCCCCTTGGATTGACCGGATCAAGTGAATCAGCCTGGTAAGGATATAAGGCTTCAAATTGCTCTTTTGTAAATATCGATCTGGCATTGGTCATTTCAAAATCCTGTTCAAAACCAGCAAGATCCCAGGCCATATACTTTGCCAATAATGCCGTACGTAAATTAGTCCAGGGTTCAGGTTTATAATCGAGTAATTTGAATTCAAAAGGGTAACTGCTTTCATCAAGTGAATTAATGTAAGCATTTACCCCATCGGTGTATGCATCACAGGCTGCTTTAAGTCCGGAATCCTGTTCCATTGCCTTTAAAGTATTTTCAGCACCATACACCATTCCCAGCCGCCTGAAGAATTTATCTATGTTATGAAAGTTTGTTCCATTACTGCTATCGCCCATTATTTCGCTAAGCCGCCCGCCTGCTGCATTTGTCTGAAATTCCATTTGCCATAAACGGAACTTTGCATGCAGGTACCCCTGTATAAAATAAGCATCATGTTCATTGGTTGCATATATGTGCGGCACCAGGCGGTCATCAAGATAAACTTCTGAATTACCCTGTAAATTATCTGAGATCATTGCCTCATCAAATGATGTATTTGTTGGTTCAGCATTTTGCCAGAAACCTTTTTGCGGCGAAAGAAGGTAGCCCAGCTTTGGTGTTTTACCACCATTAACAGATAATTGTATATTTAAAGTATATACTAAACCAATTGTAGCAGCAACAGAAAGTAAAAACGGGATAATTCTCATGTAATAACAAATAAAGTTTGAAAGTAGTAATATTTACAACATAAAAAATTACAGAGTTAACTGTTAACGGTTTATAATTAGAAAGGTTTAAGGCATTTTTGAGAAAAGGGTGTTAGGTTTACATGAATACCGAATGGATATATGCTGCACCGGCTGAATTGACCCATACCAAACAAACGGTCAAATATATTTCAAGACAATGTGACTGTTAGTATGTGCAAAGTTTCAGTAAAAGTTTTAAAAGATTGTTTAGACTATACCCGGGACAAGTGAGGAAACAGGGGGCAGTGAAAAGTGAGTGGTGATGAAGCAAGCGTGAGGTGAACGAAGTATGAAATGAGGATGTTCAGGAAAGTATTATATACACTACAGTAACAATCCAAAAGGAAGCAGGCAAACTTTAACTGCAGTGCCTCTGCAGGTACGTTTCCAGGAAATTTAAATGTCTGTTGGGCTTTGCAGCACTATTTATTTTATGGTTTTGCTTTTGCTTTTTCTTTCTTTTTGAAAAACCCCTTCAATAAAAAGTTATGCTGCAGTGCTTCAAGATCTTCATCTAATTTCTGACTGCCGCTTTCTAGATTTTTTAAAGTTGTTTTTAAAGAAGCTGCAGCGGCAGAATCATTTAATAAAACACCTACAGCATTACCTTTTTCATTTAACCTGTTGCTCACCGTTTCCAGGTTGGCGGTAAACCGGCTTACTGCGCTGGCAGCATTTTCTAATTGTAGTAACGTTCCTTTAATGCTACTGTAAGCAACAGTATCGTTTACCAGATCATGTATAGAATTACCCTGAGTGTTGAGTTTACCGGAGAAATCCTGCAGGTTAAATAATACATTTTTACTACTTACAGAAGCTGTTTTAAAATTAGCAACTGTTGACTGCAGGTTATCAACAGTAGTTCTTAGTTTAATAGCTATAACAGAATCGTTTAATAAAGTACCTAAGGTACCTTTTCCGCTATCTATCTTTTTGCTGATACTTTTAAAGTCATTGGTTATCTCCAGTAAGTTTTTATTATTGGCCTGCAATGTAGCCAGCATATCGTCTGTACTCAGTGCTTTTTCCACCGATAAATAATCATTTTTTTCTACGTGCGGTGTGGTAGCATTGCCTCCGTAAATAATAATAATCTTATTACCAATTAATCCATCAGAACCAATCTTTGCTTTAGCATCTTTGTGTATCTGAGATTGTGCATCCTGCTCAATACTCATCGTAACCAGCACCTGTGAATTGCCATAAAAGCTTATTTTTTTTACAGTACCCACTTTAACTCCCGAAAACCAGATATTGCCTCCTTTAAGTAAACCGCTTACATCATTAAACACCGCATTAATAGTAAATGATTTTACAAAAGTCTTTTTCTGCCCGCCTAAGGTAAATACTGTAACAACCAATATCACCAAAGCAAGGAATATAAAAATTCCTACTATTACAGGTCTGTTATTTTTTAGTGGTTTCATTTGCTAGTTAATAAAATTGTAATCGTAAAAAGTTCTTACTGCCGTATCCTGTGTATTAAACACCTCTTCAAAACTGCCCGTTGTCAAAAATTTTCCATCCAATAACATTGCTACCCTGTTGGCTGTAGCTTTTGCACAGGTAAGATCATGTGTAATGATGATGGAACTTGTATTGTATTGCTGTTGCACTTTTAAAATAAGATTATTTATTTCAATAGAAGTTATAGGATCGAGGCCAGACGTTGGTTCATCATACAACATAATTTCCGGTTGCAGAATTAGTGTACGTGCTATGCCAATACGTTTCTTTTGGCCCCCTGATAGTTCCGATGGCATCTGGTTGATGGTTTGTGATAATCCTACATCATTCAACACTGCTTCAATGGCATTGTTAACTTCTTTGGAGCTTAAATTACGACGGTTCCTTACCAGTGGAAATGCCAAGTTTTCCTTTACACTCATACTATCATACAAGGCACTGCTTTGAAAAGAAAATCCTATTTTCAAACGTAGTTGTTGCAATGCTGCGGTACTTATTTTATCTACTTCCTGCCCCAATACTTTTACCATACCGCTGTCTGGCTTAAGCAGGCCGGAAATAATTTTTATTAAAACAGATTTACCACTTCCTGAGCGGCCCAGCACGGCAATATTTTCTCCTTTGAAAATATCAATATTAATCCCATTAAGTACTGTAAGTGCGCCAAAAGATTTCTTTAAATCTCTTATGGAGATCACCGGCTCTTTATCATCATCCTGTATATCTTCTTTATCTGTCAATTTTTATAATCTTATAGCTTAAAAGAAATCAATAAATTTTTTTTTTATGAATCCAACTGAACATTTTCATGGCATCCCGGTTGCGTCGCACGCTTGTGCTCATGAATACAGAGCAACAAGTGAAAAGCCAAACGTCAAAAGTGAAAACTGGTTTTAATTCGACTTTTCACCTTTCACTTTCATTGATCAACCAGGTTCCAAGCGTACAAGTGAGTGACACAACAGGCGATGATAGCAGCAGCGCAGCTCACTAAAAAATCTTTACCTTATTGCATTTACAAACTGCACTATCACCATTTCTTCTATAAAAATTAAGAACATAGAAAGCACGACCGCTAAATTGGCTGCCCTTCCTACACCCTGTGTACCGTTTTGCGCATAGTAGCCCTGGTAACAACCAGCCACTCCGATAGTAAAGCCAAACACAATAGCTTTAAAAATGGAGGAAAATATATCAAGGAATGAAATGGTAGTAAATGCACTTTTAAAAAATGCAGTAAAGCTGGTAAGTTCGTTGGCATGTATATTCAGATATGCGCCCATCATACCAATAAAACCTGTATACAATACCAATACAGGCAACATAAAAGTGATAGCGAGAATACGGGTTACTACAAGAAATTTAAATGGATTTGTTGCGGATACTTCCATAGCATCGATCTGCTCGGTAACTTTCATGGAGCCTAATTCTGCACCTATATTAGAACCTACTTTACCTGCTGCTATTAAAGCGGTAACCAACGGCGCCAATGCTCTTATAATTGCAATAGATATAAGTGAAGGCAACCATGAACTCGCGCCGAAAGTTGATAAAGACGGACGTGATTGTTTGGTAAAAACAATACCGGTAATAAAACCGGTTAAAGAAACAAGTGGCAGTGATCTATAACCAACCTGGTAACACTGGTTGATGACTTCTTTAAATTCAAAAGGACGCGAAAATGTTTCTTTGAAAAAGTGACCAATAAATACGTATACATTATAGACTCCTGAAAAAAAAGAATCTGTTTTTCCTGAAATAAAAAATTTCTT
Coding sequences within it:
- a CDS encoding tRNA-(ms[2]io[6]A)-hydroxylase translates to MSDTTGDATRNTADNKKYSMDINIEAQKNILGLQLHTDPRWVDIAGLSLEEILTDHAYCEQKAATTCISLIQKYAEKDKLVNELAPIVTEEWGHFRLVLQELRKRGLQLGKQRRDEYVNKLLEFQQKGGNAEGRFLDQMLTMALIEARSCERFKRLSEGLNDAYMRNFYRRFMESEAGHYALFIDLAETYIDKEKVRKRWAEWLAYEKDVMTHLELRSDRIH
- a CDS encoding penicillin acylase family protein; translation: MRIIPFLLSVAATIGLVYTLNIQLSVNGGKTPKLGYLLSPQKGFWQNAEPTNTSFDEAMISDNLQGNSEVYLDDRLVPHIYATNEHDAYFIQGYLHAKFRLWQMEFQTNAAGGRLSEIMGDSSNGTNFHNIDKFFRRLGMVYGAENTLKAMEQDSGLKAACDAYTDGVNAYINSLDESSYPFEFKLLDYKPEPWTNLRTALLAKYMAWDLAGFEQDFEMTNARSIFTKEQFEALYPYQADSLDPVNPRGTVFPKRGADIIPPTLADSAYLIFKEAATAFTDIKPDYDNGSNNWAIDSSKSKSKRPILCNDPHLNLNLPSIWYEMQISAPGLNVYGASLPGAPCIVIGFNDSCAWGVTNAERDVRDYYEITFKDSTRQEYMFDSTWYTTTFRQEIIKIKGKPDDTLQIPMTVWGPVMYDTSFPDKLHTGKAYAVKWMAHEESDELKTFYQLNKAKNFEDYKSAINTYKCPGQNFAFATKNGDIALRQQGKFPAKWRRQGDFVMPGSDSTFAWRGYVPDSLNFTMHNPARGFVSSANQYPYDTSYPYYLGGKYPLYRGILINRLLTNMHDATVDSMQQMQNNNYNLFAEMARPVLLRFMYDNTLSGDEQKYLDTFKAWNLRNDAASEATTIFNLWWDSLKVIVYGDELGQSQLPLVMPQKSTLLESMIKDSVKLFADDINTTEKETIADDVNAAFKKIIPEVKLMDEEDRLAWGKFKNSGVLHLLKIPSLSRLNLFAGGGEDIINAYKQYNGPSWKMIVELTDDINAYAIYPGGQSGNPGSKYYDAFIDDYIAGRYYKLLFTDKATLQKQTTLKGKITFSKSRQTT
- a CDS encoding MlaE family ABC transporter permease; its protein translation is MKTDSENSSALPEKKFFISGKTDSFFSGVYNVYVFIGHFFKETFSRPFEFKEVINQCYQVGYRSLPLVSLTGFITGIVFTKQSRPSLSTFGASSWLPSLISIAIIRALAPLVTALIAAGKVGSNIGAELGSMKVTEQIDAMEVSATNPFKFLVVTRILAITFMLPVLVLYTGFIGMMGAYLNIHANELTSFTAFFKSAFTTISFLDIFSSIFKAIVFGFTIGVAGCYQGYYAQNGTQGVGRAANLAVVLSMFLIFIEEMVIVQFVNAIR
- a CDS encoding ABC transporter ATP-binding protein; the protein is MTDKEDIQDDDKEPVISIRDLKKSFGALTVLNGINIDIFKGENIAVLGRSGSGKSVLIKIISGLLKPDSGMVKVLGQEVDKISTAALQQLRLKIGFSFQSSALYDSMSVKENLAFPLVRNRRNLSSKEVNNAIEAVLNDVGLSQTINQMPSELSGGQKKRIGIARTLILQPEIMLYDEPTSGLDPITSIEINNLILKVQQQYNTSSIIITHDLTCAKATANRVAMLLDGKFLTTGSFEEVFNTQDTAVRTFYDYNFIN
- a CDS encoding MlaD family protein; protein product: MKPLKNNRPVIVGIFIFLALVILVVTVFTLGGQKKTFVKSFTINAVFNDVSGLLKGGNIWFSGVKVGTVKKISFYGNSQVLVTMSIEQDAQSQIHKDAKAKIGSDGLIGNKIIIIYGGNATTPHVEKNDYLSVEKALSTDDMLATLQANNKNLLEITNDFKSISKKIDSGKGTLGTLLNDSVIAIKLRTTVDNLQSTVANFKTASVSSKNVLFNLQDFSGKLNTQGNSIHDLVNDTVAYSSIKGTLLQLENAASAVSRFTANLETVSNRLNEKGNAVGVLLNDSAAAASLKTTLKNLESGSQKLDEDLEALQHNFLLKGFFKKKEKAKAKP